The Alosa sapidissima isolate fAloSap1 chromosome 16, fAloSap1.pri, whole genome shotgun sequence genome has a segment encoding these proteins:
- the LOC121685174 gene encoding zinc finger protein 583-like: protein MKNGHTGFPTTQTMETADQQTDLATPQHLEAEIKNDCKRSNSWTPEDVVSTLSVKSEPDFSPYVCTQKLFLERDSCSPDHLYTEHELFDLKSEVKSEVDSDEQMSLELAERIVNPFQDCMTSKVEVDETDEVCDYNADHSVALLNVCQEGSVQEAQGGNHDTEVLTLTESEESIQEGRVCHVVRYKRKAKPGAREADKPKTQSESLREHLCLLCGKSYSSADTLKAHMKIHNSEKSFICPTCGKAFKKSDYMRKHIRVHTGEKPYVCHLCGKAFPRSDSLADHMRIHNGKKKEKRKRMHSCEVCGKSFTKPCMLLWHQQRHTEHRPFICKQCHKGFKVLTDLRDHQTRSHTDVKPHVCKNCGHCFSRKYCLEKHQRIHTRQKPYSCPHCPKAYSYRQSLVHHLKCHAN from the coding sequence ATGAAGAACGGACACACTGGATTTCCAACCACACAGACAATGGAGACTGCAGATCAACAAACTGACCTGGCTACACCACAACATCTTGAAGCAGAGATTAAGAATGACTGTAAAAGATCTAATTCTTGGACACCAGAAGATGTGGTTTCAACTCTCTCAGTCAAATCAGAGCCAGACTTCAGTCCTTACGTTTGTACTCAGAAATTGTTCTTGGAGAGGGATAGTTGTAGTCCAGATCATCTTTACACTGAACATGAACTCTTTGACCTCAAATCTGAGGTTAAGTCAGAAGTGGACTCCGATGAGCAAATGTCTTTGGAACTTGCAGAAAGGATTGTGAATCCATTTCAGGACTGTATGACATCTAAGGTTGAAGTTGATGAGACTGATGAAGTGTGTGACTATAACGCTGACCATTCAGTGGCCTTATTAAATGTCTGCCAGGAGGGGAGTGTCCAGGAGGCACAGGGAGGTAACCATGACACTGAAGTGTTGACGCTGACGGAATCTGAGGAGTCAATTCAGGAAGGCCGTGTTTGCCACGTTGTGAGGTACAAGCGCAAGGCTAAACCTGGAGCGAGAGAAGCTGATAAACCAAAGACACAATCTGAAAGTTTAAGGGAACACCTTTGCTTACTGTGTGGGAAAAGCTACAGCAGTGCTGATACTTTGAAGGCCCACATGAAGATACACAATAGTGAGAAATCCTTCATCTGCCCCACCTGTGGGAAAGCATTTAAAAAGAGTGATTACATGAGAAAACACATTCGTGTgcacacaggagaaaagccatatGTATGCCATCTGTGCGGAAAGGCCTTCCCGCGGTCAGACTCCCTCGCCGATCACATGCGGATCCACAATggcaaaaagaaagagaaaagaaagagaatgcaCTCGTGTGAGGTGTGTGGAAAAAGCTTCACTAAACCATGCATGCTTTTGTGGCACCAGCAAAGGCACACAGAGCATAGGCCCTTTATCTGTAAGCAATGCCACAAGGGATTCAAAGTGCTGACTGACCTACGGGATCACCAGACCAGGAGTCATACAGACGTGAAGCCACATGTGTGCAAGAATTGTGGACACTGCTTCAGCAGAAAGTACTGCCTAGAGAAACATCAGCGCATCCACACAAGACAGAAACCTTACAGCTGCCCGCACTGTCCAAAAGCATACAGCTACAGACAATCGCTGGTACACCACTTGAAATGTCATGCTAATTAA
- the LOC121685175 gene encoding zinc finger protein 571-like, with the protein MNPHSFHIQRTSTPSSKLKLRCGSESTSNACSDTKTAECVLVPISVKPEPDLDPYFLSLELLSRESTTHPDDHKVKVDLLDLKSEIKSELSSDELLCFEVADMIGDPFKDCVKLVNEQVNNCSIPEHSEGSLVALQKDKLQHPTPQVEEDHSSTEVLLLAEPEGLNQEGRVCHLLRYRTQVNNRHVKQQHSEKETCEGTKRETYKARRKRGNLKQYMCSLCGKILANCNGLQVHMRIHTGEKPYVCPTCGKAFARSDWLKDHMMIHTGLQKPIKPHQFQCSQCDKSFAKASGLQYHMRRHTRERPYACHLCEKRFIDVSDLNQHAVCHSNIRPFVCTDCGSSFQRRCTLEKHQRIHTGEKPYKCPECGKAFPYKYSFTVHLRTHKKLPTIHRDGLNQQ; encoded by the coding sequence ATGAATCCACATTCTTTTCATATCCAGCGGACCTCAACCCCATCCTCTAAACTTAAACTTAGGTGTGGGAGTGAAAGTACCAGCAATGCTTGTTCTGATACAAAGACAGCTGAATGTGTTCTGGTTCCAATCAGTGTGAAACCAGAACCAGATTTAGATCCATACTTTCTCTCACTTGAGTTACTCTCAAGAGAGTCAACAACCCATCCAGATGATCACAAGGTGAAGGTTGACCTTTTGGATCTCAAATCAGAGATAAAGTCAGAACTATCCAGTGATGAACTTCTATGTTTTGAAGTTGCTGACATGATTGGGGACCCATTCAAAGACTGTGTTAAACTCGTGAATGAGCAAGTAAATAACTGTAGTATTCCAGAACATTCGGAGGGAAGTCTGGTTGCACTGCAAAAAGACAAACTACAGCATCCAACACCACAAGTAGAGGAAGATCACAGTAGTACTGAGGTGTTGCTGCTTGCTGAGCCTGAGGGTTTGAATCAGGAAGGCCGTGTTTGCCATCTTCTGAGATACAGAACCCAAGTGAACAACAGACATGTGAAACAACAGCATAGTGAGAAAGAAACTTGTGAAGGTACAAAACGTGAAACTTATAAAGCAAGAAGGAAACGGGGTAACTTGAAACAGTATATGTGCTCGCTTTGTGGTAAAATTCTTGCCAACTGCAATGGTTTGCAGGTACACATGCGGATACACACCGGGGAGAAGCCGTATGTCTGCCCTACTTGCGGGAAGGCGTTCGCacgttctgattggctgaaagATCATATGATGATCCACACTGGACTACAAAAGCCGATCAAACCACATCAATTCCAATGCAGCCAATGTGACAAGAGCTTTGCCAAGGCCTCTGGCCTTCAATACCACATGCGGCGTCACACACGGGAAAGGCCATATGCTTGCCATCTATGTGAGAAACGCTTCATCGATGTAAGTGATTTGAACCAGCACGCAGTGTGCCACTCAAACATCAGGCCTTTTGTTTGCACTGATTGTGGAAGCAGCTTTCAACGGCGGTGCACGCTAGAAAAACACCAGCGCATCCACACTGGGGAGAAGCCCTACAAATGCCCAGAATGTGGAAAAGCCTTCCCATATAAGTACAGCTTTACTGTGCACTTGAGGACCCACAAAAAATTACCAACTATACACAGGGATGGATTGAATCAACAATAA
- the LOC121685172 gene encoding zinc finger protein 660-like, producing MWTNRVSIEYLSRVEIMQQRYLQSHNTSTPSLQTKLVCESTVCSDIKAAKCVMVPINVKTEPDLDHFLSIELPSREPTIQPYDHNVNFDLLDLKSEIKSEMSTGENVSFEVAEMIVDPFRDCVKPDNVQVNNYSIPEHSLESLGAFQGDKLQHPMPQAKEDCCSFKVLVLTEPEDLNQQGRVCHLLRYRTQVNKRLVQQQQNGKETCTGAKCEIYKAKPKPKDMTKSCSLCDNVLVNCSCVQAHRQTHTGKKPHMCPTCGMEFAFKCRLKIHTSIHTGQQKPSQPRFTCSQCDKTFAYSSGLRVHMRAHTGERPYQCHTCGKDFSRSDFLAMHMKYHEMARTGERPFECDQCGKKLTSRGFLQLHKERLHGSLTTECGQRERQFSCGSCAKAFMTKQCLVSHEATHTDTRPYVCTECGHSFRRSDSLTKHMRIHSGERPYSCGHCGKSFPYAQSLKRHLNLHKKSSR from the coding sequence ATGTGGACAAATAGAGTATCTATAGAGTATCTATCTAGAGTGGAAATCATGCAACAACGTTATCTGCAAAGCCATAATACTTCCACCCCATCGCTACAAACAAAACTTGTGTGTGAAAGTACAGTATGTTCTGATATAAAGGCAGCTAAATGTGTTATGGTCCCAATCAATGTGAAAACAGAGCCAGATTTAGATCACTTTCTCTCAATTGAGTTACCCTCAAGAGAACCTACAATCCAACCATATGATCACAACGTTAATTTTGACCTTTTGGACCTCAAATCAGAGATAAAGTCAGAAATGTCCACTGGTGAAAATGTATCTTTTGAGGTTGCTGAGATGATTGTGGATCCATTTAGAGACTGTGTGAAACCTGACAATGTGCAAGTAAACAATTACAGTATTCCAGAAcactcattagaaagtctgggTGCATTCCAAGGAGACAAATTACAACATCCAATGCCACAAGCAAAGGAAGACTGCTGCAGTTTTAAGGTGCTGGTGCTTACAGAGCCTGAGGATTTAAATCAGCAAGGTCGTGTTTGCCATCTTCTCAGATACAGAACTCAAGTGAACAAGAGACTAGTCCAACAACAGCAGAATGGGAAAGAAACTTGTACAGGTGCAAAATGTGAAATCTATAAAGCAAAGCCAAAACCAAAAGACATGACCAAGTCCTGTTCGCTTTGTGATAATGTCTTAGTCAACTGCAGCTGTGTACAGGctcacaggcagacacacactggGAAGAAGCCGCACATGTGCCCCACTTGTGGGATGGAATTTGCATTCAAGTGCCGGTTAAAAATCCACACAAGTATCCACACAGGTCAACAAAAGCCGTCCCAACCACGATTTACCTGCAGCCAGTGTGACAAGACCTTCGCCTACTCTAGTGGTTTGCGGGTTCACATGCGGGCACACACTGGGGAGAGGCCATACCAATGCCACACCTGTGGTAAAGACTTCTCCCGATCAGATTTCCTGGCTATGCATATGAAATATCACGAAATGGCACGGACAGGTGAGCGTCCGTTTGAGTGTGATCAGTGTGGAAAGAAATTAACAAGCCGAGGCTTTCTTCAGCTGCACAAGGAAAGGCTGCATGGCTCCTTAACAACAGAGtgtggacagagggagaggcagtTCTCCTGTGGCAGCTGTGCCAAAGCATTCATGACCAAGCAGTGTCTAGTGAGCCAtgaggccacacacacagacacaaggccCTATGTGTGCACTGAGTGTGGCCACAGCTTCCGGCGCAGTGACAGTCTCACGAAGCACATGCGGATCCACTCTGGGGAGAGACCCTACAGCTGTGGTCACTGTGGGAAATCTTTTCCTTATGCACAGTCTCTGAAAAGACACCTGAACCTTCACAAAAAAAGCAGTAGATAG
- the las1l gene encoding ribosomal biogenesis protein LAS1L, which translates to MKNKPATKMRHVVAWMNKAEWDQVLDYLYSKDAALQNHALQRISAWKGRFGHNTPVAVESTADLVRCQVLDNSGQLDSDDLVLLYGMALVRFVNLITERKQGRVAKPLRRLAGHMNIPEWIVNLRHDLTHRRLPSLKWCRKGCAFVLQWLQQEYWSRQLGSRLAEDWDSDSEEDDESWARRREEELLTRQKETENHKKARELLISYEKERFQMFEEWLRHGSPHGAWLEPSADLSWILKQIKLFATDSREILTDTLLQDGFLIPTPEQLESLDIDLTGCYDPLRPCVPRVFLQFWLPLLKALNKVTFIRRVLEKLFVELSVEPDPHRSYYLSGWISEVVLCNSKSLFKVKKKSQMMELFVNRMQLGWQQLLTACLNSPCTATPYLLQLLLKDMDEPPPPDTQEKLLRLCSIYTQGEYHDNEDTRGHHDPSKPVYTLQNLKERLRHSNFAHGRRAGPSLSNHSALSAQSLPTEDLQEKLSASVLEERQAALRGSPWQVCTDKVPWKFYPLGKVPGQSEDPSFLMVETYSTLAVFDQQVELDKAPQHHINPSIHGQNRTGSDGQLWSLAELNKLKSGLKLF; encoded by the exons ATGAAGAACAAACCGGCAACGAAGATGCGCCATGTAGTAGCCTGGATGAATAAAGCGGAGTGGGACCAGGTATTGGACTACTTGTACTCTAAAGATGCTGCCTTACAGAATCATGCACTCCAGAGAATATCTGCATGGAAAGGAAG GTTTGGACACAATACGCCTGTTGCAGTGGAGAGCACAGCTGATCTTGTACGATGTCAAGTTCTGGATAATTCAGGGCAACTGGACTCTGATGATCTGGTGTTGCTTTATGGAATGGCTCTTGTGAG GTTTGTTAATCTTATTACAGAACGGAAACAGGGACGAGTTGCCAAACCCCTGAGACGTCTGGCTGGTCAT ATGAACATTCCAGAATGGATTGTAAACCTTAGACATGATCTCACTCATCGGCGGCTTCCATCGCTCAAATGGTGCCGAAAAG GCTGTGCTTTTGTGTTGCAGTGGCTCCAGCAGGAGTACTGGTCCAGACAGCTGGGCAGTCGGCTGGCAGAGGACTGGGACTCGGACTCTGAGGAAGACGATGAGTCTTGGGCACGGAGGCGAGAGGAAGAGCTCCTCACCCGACAGAAAGAGACTGAGAACCACA AAAAAGCTAGagaactgcttatttcttatgAAAAGGAACGGTTTCAG ATGTTTGAGGAGTGGCTGAGACACGGCTCTCCACATGGAGCATGGCTGGAACCCAGCGCTGACCTCAGCTGGATCTTGAAGCAAATCAAGCTTTTTGCAACAGATTCAAG AGAAATCTTAACTGACACATTGCTTCAGGATGGATTCCTTATACCTACACCAGAACAGCTGGAATCCCTGGATATTGATCTAACAG GATGTTATGATCCACTGAGACCCTGTGTTCCACGTGTGTTCCTACAGTTTTGGCTGCCCCTGCTAAAGGCCTTGAACAAAGTAACCTTCATCCGCCGTGTACTTGAAAAGCTCTTTGTTGAGCTCTCGGTCGAACCAGACCCCCACAGAAGCTATTACCTCTCTGGATGGATCTCAGAGGTTGTGCTCTGTAACAGCAAGA GCTTATTTAAAGTGAAGAAGAAATCACAAATGATGGAGCTATTTGTGAACAGAATGCAACTCGGGTGGCAGCAACTCTTAACAGCTTGTTTAAATTCCCCATGCACTGCTACGCCCTACCTTCTGCAGTT GTTACTAAAAGACATGGATGAGCCTCCTCCACCAGACACACAGGAGAAGCTACTCCGCCTGTGCAGCATCTACACGCAGGGAGAATACCATGACAACGAAGATACCCGCGGTCACCACGACCCTTCCAAACCGGTTTACACCCTGCAGAACCTGAAGGAAAGACTCAGGCACAGTAACTTCGCCCATGGACGCAGGGCGGGACCGTCATTGTCCAATCATAGTGCCTTGTCAGCACAAAGCCTTCCCACTGAGGACCTTCAGGAGAAGCTGAGTGCCAGTGTCCTAGAGGAGAGACAGGCCGCATTGCGTGGATCGCCGTGGCAAGTGTGCACAG ATAAAGTCCCGTGGAAGTTTTATCCCCTGGGAAAGGTTCCTGGCCAGTCAGAGGACCCTTCATTTTTGATGGTGGAGACATACTCCACCCTCGCAGTCTTTGATCAACAGGTTGAGCTTGACAAAGCTCCCCAACATCATATTAATCCAAG TATTCACGGCCAGAACAGAACAGGTTCTGATGGACAGCTTTGGAGCTTGGCAGAACTGAACAAACTCAAATCCGGACTGAAGCTGTTTTGA